One window of the Salvia miltiorrhiza cultivar Shanhuang (shh) chromosome 6, IMPLAD_Smil_shh, whole genome shotgun sequence genome contains the following:
- the LOC130987934 gene encoding uncharacterized protein LOC130987934: MKLRHAMVCSSNQNRSMEAHALLKREGFDVASYGTGQHVKLPGPSLREPNVYDFGTPYKQMFDDLRRKDPELYRRNGILPMLKRNLSVKTAPQRWQENAADGTFDVVLTFEEKVFDMVLEDLHNRKQVLLKPVLVINLEVKDNHEEAAIGGRLALQLCQEIEAAENWEECVDDLIINFERQNHRKLVYSISYY; this comes from the exons ATGAAGCTGCGGCACGCAATGGTGTGCTCTTCGAATCAGAACAGGAGCATGGAGGCGCACGCGCTGCTCAAGAGAGAAGGCTTCGACGTGGCTTCCTACGGAACTGGGCAGCACGTTAAGCTGCCTGGACCCTCCCTTAGAGAACCCAACGTCTACGATTTCGGCACCCCCTACAAGCAAATGTTCGACGACCTCCGCCGCAAAGACCCCGAACT ATATCGGCGAAACGGAATACTACCAATGCTCAAGAGGAACTTATCTGTAAAAACTGCCCCTCAGCGTTGGCAAGAAAATGCTGCAGATGGTACATTTGATGTGGTACTTACATTCGAAGAAAAAGTTTTTGATATGGTTCTTGAAG ATCTACATAATCGGAAGCAGGTGCTTTTGAAGCCCGTTTTAGTTATCAACTTAGAAGTAAAAGATAACCACGAAGAGGCAGCAATTGGTGGCCGGCTTGCGCTACAATTATGTCAAGAG ATCGAGGCTGCTGAAAACTGGGAGGAATGTGTTGACGATCTTATCATAAACTTTGAGAGACAAAACCACCGGAAGCTCGTCTACAGCATCTCGTACTACTGA